aaagaGAATCATACGaccaaaaattatgttataagATTAAATTTTGACAGGGTTTGACTTTTGTTTTGACTCAGCCAGCTGCTTCTTGACAAACTGCCATTTAACAGGACATTGACTCTTCAATTCGTTTTTAATATCTTCTGGTAATGACCATGTGGTGGTATTCGTTTTTGTGTCCAAAAAGAAGATACGACCTTGGGTCTTACCTGGTTCATTATCTACATGCATCATCCACCCCTGTACAAGAATGGACTCTTCTAAATATAATCCACATGTGCACTTCTTATGACTGGCATGGATGAGATCTGATTGCCTACAGAGCTCTAGAACCATCTTGATTCTATCCAAGTCTGGATGATCTGCTTCTGAATAATCGTGACCTCGACTGTACTCCGAGCCAGGTCTAGGAATTGGCATTGGAGGACGGGAGTCGATCTCATTTGTAGACGATGATGCAGATTCTGCCACACCAATTGCTCCGCCCATTACACCACCCACTGCCCCATCTACTACCCCACTTTCATCACCGTCGTCATTATCTTGAGGATTCTCGTATAGTTCGTGACGTCTCCGAATTTCTGGTTCAGGAATTGGTGGAAGCTTGGGTTGATTTGGCCTCGTGTGGTTCTGCTCCTTCTGTTGCGATTGCGATATTCTAACAAAGGTCTTTGTCTTTGTCTGTGGTGAATCTCCTTGTGGTAACTCATCGACAGAATTCGCCCGACGATTATTCTTGCCTAGACGTCTGCGTGGTCGTTCAATTGTAGTAAAAACGGGTGTAGTTGGGCCATTCTTACGTACTGTAGAGGTTGTAGGAGGTGCTGATGATGGTGCAGAAAGGATACCACACCTATTACATAGAACAGGGTACTTAAGCAAGACAGGACTGTCTGTCTTTCCAGGAATGTTATTCTGCTTGTAATAATCGATCATTTCTTCTAGGTTTGTAAACTGATTGCCTGTACCAACCACATTGAAACTGTTAGTAGATTGAACTACTTGGAAATGATACAAATGAAGCGGGTCGATCCTGGAAGCGGAGAGAAAACAACAGGAATTCCATTTAAGAATAACTTCAAAGAGATATAATTAGACATTAGACATGATAAGATTGGGGTAGATGGTTTTTCTCATTATATGAAACAATACTTATATATTGACACTTTAATTAGCAAATAATATTACTTGACCACTTTTACAGGTTTAACATATCGATAACCCCGGGAGAATTTATGTGAAGAGTTATGAAGCGAGAGTAATTTCTAGTGGATTAGTGATGATTATTCCATAATATCACTGTAAATACACAACACGAACACAAAGCCCAAGAATAAAAGTTTGACTGGTGCATGCACTGATACAAGACATCCTTCGGTAGGAGCAAGGAGCTCCTTGGTAGGAGATGAACTAATGGAATCAAcgtgagaagaaaaaataatgaaacgtCACATAAGAGGTAAGATAAGAAACTGAGAGTGAATGGAAAATTGAGAGTCTGAGTGGAGATGGAATGTGTCACATACTCCATCCCTCGTGGTAGCCAACCCAAGCTTTCCATACTAGACATGCAGCCAGAGAAAGTGTCGATGTCTAGAGAACTAAAGACAATGCGTCGACATAATTAGACCGGGGGTTGGGAGAGTTTATTCAGCAGATCGGGTGCATAACGTTTGATGGTCCCATCATGTTGGCATGAAATCTGACGGGTCACATTCTGTACGGAAGGCCCAGAGGACCCAatttttgtcggccatcttggatttttcatgaaaatcaattattttcatatttttgcacagacaatgggaaaatattaaatcaatgccaattttcatgatttagatagtagaaatcgattgcaatcgttttctggaCAGTCCAGTTAATATTTTTGggaaaatatgataaattatgtcaaaatttcaatttttggtcaaaatttgcatgtgcattgatatatttctgttttgtcattaatatcaatAACTAATGCAAATAGcagcattcaacacgaaagaggatatattaacAAGAACATTGATATGATTCAAGACAGAC
This genomic interval from Lytechinus pictus isolate F3 Inbred chromosome 3, Lp3.0, whole genome shotgun sequence contains the following:
- the LOC129256798 gene encoding uncharacterized protein LOC129256798 isoform X2 encodes the protein MMKFLRTNGPYSPGNKSVSSTGNGNEISGTPGRQRRDRRIPPPLQLVDQADGDQSQNARGWTRTPDRRFSSRRIADSASIFDFYHAYLTEEQEEEAFKHHLFKTGSYLMRDSKSNPQAVTMSVVIDPLHLYHFQVVQSTNSFNVVGTGNQFTNLEEMIDYYKQNNIPGKTDSPVLLKYPVLCNRCGILSAPSSAPPTTSTVRKNGPTTPVFTTIERPRRRLGKNNRRANSVDELPQGDSPQTKTKTFVRISQSQQKEQNHTRPNQPKLPPIPEPEIRRRHELYENPQDNDDGDESGVVDGAVGGVMGGAIGVAESASSSTNEIDSRPPMPIPRPGSEYSRGHDYSEADHPDLDRIKMVLELCRQSDLIHASHKKCTCGLYLEESILVQGWMMHVDNEPGKTQGRIFFLDTKTNTTTWSLPEDIKNELKSQCPVKWQFVKKQLAESKQKSNPVKI
- the LOC129256798 gene encoding uncharacterized protein LOC129256798 isoform X1, translated to MAGTMMKFLRTNGPYSPGNKSVSSTGNGNEISGTPGRQRRDRRIPPPLQLVDQADGDQSQNARGWTRTPDRRFSSRRIADSASIFDFYHAYLTEEQEEEAFKHHLFKTGSYLMRDSKSNPQAVTMSVVIDPLHLYHFQVVQSTNSFNVVGTGNQFTNLEEMIDYYKQNNIPGKTDSPVLLKYPVLCNRCGILSAPSSAPPTTSTVRKNGPTTPVFTTIERPRRRLGKNNRRANSVDELPQGDSPQTKTKTFVRISQSQQKEQNHTRPNQPKLPPIPEPEIRRRHELYENPQDNDDGDESGVVDGAVGGVMGGAIGVAESASSSTNEIDSRPPMPIPRPGSEYSRGHDYSEADHPDLDRIKMVLELCRQSDLIHASHKKCTCGLYLEESILVQGWMMHVDNEPGKTQGRIFFLDTKTNTTTWSLPEDIKNELKSQCPVKWQFVKKQLAESKQKSNPVKI